The sequence atagaacctacgcaatagacctagctcatgatgccactgttggggaatgtagcagaaattcaaaattttctacgcatcaccaagatcaatctatggagtaatctagcaacgaggggaaggggagtgcatctacatacccttgtagatcgctaagcggaagcgttcaagagaacggggttgaaggagtcgtactcgtcgtgatccaaatcaccggagatcctagtgccgaacggacggcacctccgcgttcaacacacgtgcagcccggtgacgtctcccatgccttgatccagcaaggatagagggagaggttggggaagactccgtccagcagcagcacaacagcgtggtggtggtggaggagcgtggcaatcctcaagtgcttcgccaagcaccgcgggagaggaggaggacttgggagagggggagggctgcaccagaacttggggtgcggctgccctcccaccctccacatatatatagggacaagggagaggggggccgaccccctcagatccaatctgaggagggggcggcggccaggagggttGCCTtgtcccccaaggcaagggggcgcccccctttagggtttccccaaaaccctaggcgccttgggcccttgtggggggagggggcgcaccagcccacctggggctggtcccctcccacacttggcccatgcagccctctgggccggtggccccacttggtggacccccgggaccctcccagtggtcctggtacattaccgataacacccgaaacttttccggtgaccaaaacaggacttcccatatataaatctttacctccggaccattccggaactcgtcgtgacgtccgagatctcatccgggactccgaacaacattcggtaaccacgtatatctattccctataaccctagggtcatcgaaccttaagtgtgtagaccctacgggttcgggaaccatgcagacatgaccgagaggttctccggtcaataaccaacagcgggatctggatacccatgttggctcccacatgttccacgatgatctcatcggatgaaccacgatgtcgaggattcaatcaatcccgtatacaattccctttgtctagcggtattgtacttgccctagattcgatcgtcggtatgtcgataccatgttcaatctcgttaccggcaagtctctttactcattccgtaacgcatcatcccgtgatcaaccccttggtcacattgtgcacattatgatgatgtcctaccgagtgggcccagagatacctctccgtcaaccggagtgacaaatcccagtctcgattcatgccaacccaacagacactttcgaagatacccgtagtgcacctttatagccacccagttacgttgtgaagtttggtacacccaaagctttcctacggtatccgggagttgcacaatctcatgagcTTTAGCaattagcatacgaactacacgatttttgtgctaggcttaggattgggtcttgtccatcacatcattctcctaatgatgtgatcccgttatcaacgacatccaatgtccatggtcaggaaaccgtaaccatctattgatcaacgagctagtcaactagaggcttactagggacatgatgttgtctatgtatccacacatgtatctgagtttcctttcaatacaattatagcatggataataaatgattatcatgaacaaggaaatataataataataactaatttattattgcctctagggcatatttccaacagtctcccacttgcactagagtcaataatctagttcacatcgccatgtgattaacactgataggtcacatcgccatgtgaccaacatccaaagagttcactagtgtcactaaactagttcacatcaccatgtgattaagactcaatgagttctgcggtttgatcatgttttgcttgtgagagaggttttagtcaacgggtctgcaacattcagatccgtatgtatttcgcaaatcttcatgtcatattgtaaatgctgctaccACGCTCCATTTGGAGCTATTATGACCCTATTTGCTTATTAATTAAGTTGgctgtatgcatcattctgatgcacaAGCCGGGGAGCTcctcttttcaaaaaaaaagaaaaaaaaatgggcATCCGGCGAGCCGCTCCCCTCCACATCCGGCAGCACCAAGGCCGCCACGAGgggaagatattgccatcttttGCAAGAGCAAAGGTGCCCTTCTGTTGGTGAAGGCAAGAAGAATGGGCATGCTGGACGCCCTAGATACGGTGGGGTTTGCATTTCCGTGAGCCTAGATATATGTGAAACAAGATAGATTTACGGAATATATGACAATTGACATAGTCAATTCAGACATGAGGATGACCACGTAGGTGCGCAACTCTTAGAGGGTACACGCCACAAATTAGTGTCGGTGATTCAAAACTGTTAAAGCATAGCAGAGGAAACAGAGTAGTAAAGCCCCaagctatgtgtgtgtgtgtgaagccTGGACCTGCGGCTGCGCGCGCACACGAGACAGAACCCGGACTGAACAGCCCCGCGCCGTAAGAGCAGAGCAGAGGAAACAGAGTAGTAAAGCAGAGGAGAGACACAAGCATATCTCGGGCTCttttctctttccgtttaacctttTCATTTAActgcttgtgtctgtactgatgttcaaaaaataATACATGGGGTAGTTAGCCGACTCTGCAGCCGACTACTGAGTGAATTGTGGTCACTAAATTTGATCAGGGTACACAGCTTGGCAGCGGTTTCAAGCACACTGCAACGAGGCTACCTTGTACTAGTCTGTACTCGCTTCAGCACACAAATAGTGTGTACCCTTCACACTCAACTACAACAacatttccccgcaaaaaaaaaaaaacaacaacTACAACAACATTAAGCCATCACATGTAAGCCCAGACTTATGAGACTAATTTTAGGGAAGTAATCGGCCAGTTCCTTTTAAGATGGAGGAATGCAATGTACAAACCCTTCCACACAGATTTCATACCTAGTTGATGTACAGAAAAAGTTTGACGTTGTAGCTGGACAATAGCGATTGATCGGTGTTACCCTCCTGCACCCACGCATCGATTATTGCTACCCCATCGTGCATGCGTGCAGCTTTCCTTAATTTTACTCCAGTACACCTACTAGTACATGCTGAGTCCTGACAGGCGAGAGCCGGATCGGCCTAAAACCCTGAGATGCCGCCGTGCAGCTGCCAGAGTATCAGCACCGGGGATGATGGCAAAGGGAGAGATACTGAGTGCTTGCCTTCAGCGAGCAGCAGAGGCCATGCGGCAGCTATTAATTTCACCGTGCCGGTGCATGCAGCTTGTGTTTTGAAGCCTGCCAACCAAATGGTAATTCATCTTCAGTCTCATCTACAGTATGACTGTATGATGCAGCAGGAAGCATACTTTAGGACATGTAAACCTGATCGTTCCCGGCATAGATATAAAGCAGAAGCAATCACAGCCATCCAACTTGCTCAGACACACAGGTAACGAGCAAGCGAGGATCAACATTACATTTCCAACATCAGATAGTATTCAGCAGAAATAATTCAGAATTCAAATAGAGATTACAAGGGTGAACAACCTGAAACAAGATTCAAGCTTTTCAATGAAAATACAGTCCGCTGAAGTGAAAGTCTTGACTCTCGAGTAATAAAACAAGAAATACAATCAAACGCAATGCATGTAGATGGTAGCAACTGAGGCCACACTCTTTTTGGCGGTGACCCTGTTTCAGCTTCCGTTTTCCATCTTCTAGTCTTGAAGTGCTAGAGATAGCTTCAGGCCTCTTCCAGTATGACAGCGATTCCCAGCTAGTCATCTAACCAGCTGCAAACCATCCTGGGTAGGTAAAACAATAATGGTAAAACATTTGAATTTGAGAAGCATTCAGCGGCCccaccccccttcccccccccccccccccccccccaaaaaaggaagAATCATTCATCAGGTAATCATGTATGGACAAAAGAGATTTGAATTTGAGAAGCATTTAGCAGGTTCCCACAATCCAaaaaaaggaaggggggggggggggggggcgattccACAATTATGGACAAACGAGATATTGTTAATTTGAAAGACAAAACAATGGGGTGATGCTTTGGGTACCTCGCGCAGGTCAGGACCACTTCATCCAGAATGATGGGAGCTTTATATTTGCTTTTCATTTGCAGTTGGTTTTTCTCGCCACCATCGGTCTCAAGACTCTCAACACTTCCCCTCCTCCATGGCAGTTGGCTCTTTTCCTCGTCACTGTTAGTGCCAAAGTTGACATATTCACCTGGACCCACCCTGTAAGCAAATTTAGGACGGTTGGAATGAGCACGTACTTCATTGATCACAACCGCTGCAGCCAGATATCTCAAAAGGTTGTCACCTTGCTTCAAGTCCAGCTTTATTACTTTGAGACATGGAAGATGTTCTATGCCTAAATAGAAGCCATGAGTTTCAGCCACAGACACATCAAATGACACCTCAAGCATCTCAAGTTTGGGCATAGCCCCTTTCTGGAACGTTACATATGCCCCATACTGTCTATGGAGTTCAAACTTCTTCAGACATGGGAATCCAATTACGGTAAGCCTTGTGTCGGGTCCCACATCCAAGCGCAAGTTTAGGATAACTAAGGATGGGAGATTACCAAGAGTGTGCAGATCCTCCTCCATAAATTCAGCTAAATTGATGCTCAAATGAGTAAGGCTTGTAAGTCCTGGGGAAATCCACTTTGGAACATTCCAAAAATATGTATCGCCATCCGCCTCAAATATGCGAAGGCAAGATAACGGAGGGGACCAAGAATCTATGAAGTCCATGCAACCAAGACCCACTATATGTAGAGAGTGCAGTTTACAGCTGCTAAGCTTGCACAGTGAGCTGAGTATAATCTCTTCATCCCTCTTGTGATTATCTTCATTATCCCACCGTAAACTGAGTGTGTTCAATCTAGTCAGGTTTCCGAGATCCTCCATGGCAGCAGTTGAACTCTCTGTAATATCGAAACAATGGATCCCTCGTAAATTCTTCATATTTCCAATCCTGTTAGGAAGCTTACAAGATTTTTCCGTGAATAGATATTGCAGTTTAGTGAGCAACACAATTGCAGATGGCAGCTCTTCTATTTTCAAACTCCTGACATCTAGGGTCTCTAGATCATGTAGCATCACAATCCCTGAAGGTAGCTCTGATATATCTGTGTCCCTGAGGCTGAGATACTTTAGTTGGAAAAATCTATCAATATTTTTCATTTCATATTCTTCCAAACCCTGACACCCTTCAAAGTCCAATACAcgtaaagcttcaaattcagcgaGTTGAGGAATATTTTTCATGCAACCTAATGACGTTACTGTTAGAGATCGAACATGGCTTAGATCTTCATTGGCCAATGCAAATGCAAGTTCCTGGTCAATGTGTTGGATTGATAGCCGTCGAATAATGCCCTGACGATTTACCAAACTCGTCTGTCCTCCACCCACTATAGTGGTAAAATTATCTTCAGCTGATTTTGATATAATAATTTCCAGCATCATGTCATGCACTCTACAGGCTTGAACCTTACCATCATAGCCAATACCCACTGGCTGCACCATGCTTTTGTTGATAAGCTCATAAAAGTAGTTCTCAGCGACCTCTTGCTGGCTCTGTCCACGTTCTTCAGATATAAAGCCTTCGGCGATCCATCGCATCACTAATCTATTTCTCTCAATCACATAATCCTCAGGGAATACACTTAAATACAAAAAGCATGTCTTCAGATTAGGTGGAAGATCATTATAACTTAGTGATAGTATGCTAGTCATTCCCTCTAGACTCTGGTTATTTTCTAGTGTAGAACCAATTGACCTTTTAACCTTCTCCCATTCATCTTTCGTTTCTGGTCTGTTCGCCAACAAACTAGATATACTTATAATCGCCAGTGGTAAGCCTCCACACTTCTTCAGGATATCATTTGAAACTTTGTTCAAAGTATGAGGACAATCCTTATTAGAGCCAAATATTCTTCTGAAAAACAATAGTTTAGACTGAAGATCACTTAGAGGTTCCATTTCATACATGCGGTCATCTTCACTCAAACAACAAGACTTTGCCACATCGATGATGCGTGTCGTAGCTATAATTCTGCTAGAACAATTATTTTCTGGAAAAGCACACTTGATAGTATTCCAGACTTGTGTAGACCATACATCATCAATGATGATGAGATACCTATAAAATGGGAAGACGATGTCAACCAATTCTGATTATAAATTTAGCTTGAAAACTCATAGATTTCCATGAACTCCAACATTGCATATGTTCATGTTCTCAGTTAGTCTACCATGCTTATTTGTTATACTAAATAATACCTTTaatgaactttgattttatgaaGATGAATATTTGGATTAATAATATATTGCATATCTTCGATCACATCTTATGTGCCCTTAGTTAGTAGTTAAAGGAAGTTATAAAAAAGGTGAAGGAAATTGGGAAACAAGAACAAATGCATGTATGCAATTAATCATAAAGCTAATTGGTGATATGACAATCATGATTAGGGGACACAGTTGCATGCGCTCCAAAATAAGTTAGTGATGGCTATCTATTTAGATGTAGAA comes from Triticum aestivum cultivar Chinese Spring chromosome 5B, IWGSC CS RefSeq v2.1, whole genome shotgun sequence and encodes:
- the LOC123117829 gene encoding disease resistance protein RGA5: MAPVVSASLGALAPLLVKLTTLLANECGRLKGVRREIRSLKSELTSMHGALTEYTKLEDPNDQVKAWILLVRELAYDTEDVFDKFIHQLGNGSHQGGFKEFFRKAARSLKTLGSRRKIANQITELKVRIKQVKELKDSYKLNDTSSSTAGQVAVDPRLQALFAEETHLVGVDGPRDDLVKWMVKEGNNPSNDLMVEESKPKPCKVLSIVGFGGLGKTTLANEVYRNVQGYFHCKAFVSVSQKPDIKKIMKDVISQVSCKDGSTKDTDYWDEKKYIAKLREMLQDKRYLIIIDDVWSTQVWNTIKCAFPENNCSSRIIATTRIIDVAKSCCLSEDDRMYEMEPLSDLQSKLLFFRRIFGSNKDCPHTLNKVSNDILKKCGGLPLAIISISSLLANRPETKDEWEKVKRSIGSTLENNQSLEGMTSILSLSYNDLPPNLKTCFLYLSVFPEDYVIERNRLVMRWIAEGFISEERGQSQQEVAENYFYELINKSMVQPVGIGYDGKVQACRVHDMMLEIIISKSAEDNFTTIVGGGQTSLVNRQGIIRRLSIQHIDQELAFALANEDLSHVRSLTVTSLGCMKNIPQLAEFEALRVLDFEGCQGLEEYEMKNIDRFFQLKYLSLRDTDISELPSGIVMLHDLETLDVRSLKIEELPSAIVLLTKLQYLFTEKSCKLPNRIGNMKNLRGIHCFDITESSTAAMEDLGNLTRLNTLSLRWDNEDNHKRDEEIILSSLCKLSSCKLHSLHIVGLGCMDFIDSWSPPLSCLRIFEADGDTYFWNVPKWISPGLTSLTHLSINLAEFMEEDLHTLGNLPSLVILNLRLDVGPDTRLTVIGFPCLKKFELHRQYGAYVTFQKGAMPKLEMLEVSFDVSVAETHGFYLGIEHLPCLKVIKLDLKQGDNLLRYLAAAVVINEVRAHSNRPKFAYRVGPGEYVNFGTNSDEEKSQLPWRRGSVESLETDGGEKNQLQMKSKYKAPIILDEVVLTCARMVCSWLDD